From the genome of Medicago truncatula cultivar Jemalong A17 chromosome 2, MtrunA17r5.0-ANR, whole genome shotgun sequence:
TGAGttgtatggaaaaaaaaattcccaaaacttattaaaaaaaaatgaaactaagAAATAGAAAGACTAGAGTTTCAGGTATACTAAGAGACCAAAcgtgcaatatttttttaaaaccaaaagtgcatttGAATAATAAAACAATGATTCTCTTAACAATATTTTGCAAAGGAATCAATTAAGCTCTTAAACATTAAGAAACTTAAGTATGAATGATTTGTTTTCTGATTTGATTATTACTTTTGATGCAGATTCCGCaaactttgttacaatttggaGCAATGAAAATAAGTCAGAGATTGAAAGCATTTGTGAATGGATCGATGAGCGATGTGGAAACAGGGCCTTTATTGTGGGATCTTGAAATTGGAAGTGAGAGTTGGGAGCTTCTAGATTCTATAGTAACCATGAGTTTACCAAATCCTTGATGAAGCATAAATATTTGTATCAGGGTCGGTTATAAGATTTTTGGTACCCTTGgtgaatcatatttttaaagtctagttttttttttccactagAAAATGGCTGAAAAGAGGTTTATTGAACGTCAAAAGTAGTGATCTACACATGAATAATGTTTATtatcctttcaaaaataaataaataatgtttctaaggaaaatacttttgaatcatAACTTTAGTCTATCTTTCTGGGGATTGTCCTTCAGAATATGGATACATCCCAATGTCATTTAATACTTTTCCTGGTCATAATGGGAAATTATACATTCACATCATGTTATCTAGTACTATTACTTATGGAACACTTCACTTGTAGTATTTAAGTATAAATCCAAATGAAAGAATGAACTTAGGTACTATAAGTAGACGGCTAGGGTTTTAATAgaatacaaaataaattgaCATTACAAAAGGTTATAAgcgaatatataataaaatctaaCGGGTTCTAACTTACTAATATAAAGGCCCAATAATTTAAGCctaatattttattatctaACATCTACCTTCAAACTCACAATGAGTCAACAAGAAGCATTGTGGATTTGccaatcaaaatacaaaaacataCTAAGTAATATAAAGTTCTAACACTACCCCTCAAGCTGAAGCTTACTAAGCTTTAACTTGTTAcaaattaatccaaaaaaaataaaccaaatcaGCTGGTAGAAGAACCAATTAAGAGCAGCAACCAAAGTGAGTTATCTTCACAGAGAGAGCAGCAAGAACCACTACCACCAACCAATCCAATAGAAAaccatccaaacaaaagaacaagtAGAGAGAAGTAGCCATATAGATTAACCAATAAAGAGAAGTGCAATACAATCAATCAGAAGAATCAAAGGGGGAGAAGTGCAATCAATCAGAAGAATCAAAAGGGCGAGAAATGCAATGCAATCAGAAGAATCAAAAGGGGGAGAAGTGCAATGCAATCACTCAGAAAAATCAAAAGGGGGAGAAGTGCGATGCAATTAGAAGAATCAAAAGGGggagaaaaaatcaaattgtgAGCATTTAACTCACCAAACAACCAAATTGTGAGCACTTAACTCACCAAACTACCAAATTGTGAGCACTTGACTCACCAACCAAACAACCAAAATGTGAGCACTCGACTCACCAAACAAGCAAATTGTGAGTGCTTACCCACCAAACAAACGAACAAACCAAATTGTGAGCACTATTTTGACTCACCCAACAACCAAACAAATTGAACCAAACTAAACCGAATAAAACTAAATCAAGACAACTTGAAGAACCAAAACGAACAAAACCAAACGAACCAAGACAAGTTGAACCAAAGAAACCAAGAAAGACATAGACGAACAAACTAATACGAACCAcaatgaaccaaaccaaacgGAACGAAACTAAACCAACACAAACTGCAAACAAaagcaaatcaaaccaaaaaacaatAAGGAGACCGGAAAAGTCGAACCCCAACACCACAAAAGTCATAAAAACACACCAAGACTCAAACAACCCACAAACAAGGAACTAGACTCAAACaaccaacaaacaaaaaactagaataaaaaaaaaaatacatacaacCAAATGAGAAGCACGACTAAATAGAGAGGAGTCAACCGACAAAAAATCTAATAGCACACACATAACCAATTCAGTCACACAGCTAACCCACAATTCGAACACCAAATCAAAGAAGCACAATAACATAAGAAGTGACCAAGAAAATCAGAATCAACTCCATAATTGCACCGAGAATAGTATCAAACACCACACCACGTCGTATCAACAAAATCTCAAACTCATTACTACGTACTATTATTAACACTGTGTTTGGTTGGCAAGAAATAGGGGCGAGAGAAATACtgaaaagagaaagaggaaggaGATGTCCCACTTCTCCTGTTTGGGAGACAGAAGAAAAAGGGGAGAGAGACCAAAATTGGTGGGGCCTACCACTTTTAGGTCTCTTCGCTCAGATGCGAACAAAATGGGAAGAAGTACCTTTTATCCTTgattttccatttttacccATGTCTCTCTCCATGGTTTCCTTTTATaccttatatttttgttatactGCATCACAACAGCACCTTCACCACTTCCATAGTTATACATGGGTTTTTCTCATGCTAAAGGGCACTATATCTATCCATCTCTTTTGTCTTATAAAAACAATGTGTACTCTCTGTGCGTGCCTTTTATCAGTAGAAGAAGAATTGAGACATAGGAAACAAGAAGAATCAGGAAGGGGATCTGCGGTGTGTTAGTAACTTTTTCAATTTGGTTGAGAACTAATCCAATTTGGTTGAGATCTTGTTTttgtaattgatttttaataaatataatataatataatataaaaattaattgcatttattttaataaaataaaaaattaagttaatgaAGGAATATATTACCATTAAACAATATAAACTTGTAtgtattccctaaaaaaaatataaacttgtATATAGTCgtctaaaaaaattgatattaacaaaatgtattaattttcaacacaaggatatttttgtctttttaatgataaaacACACTTCTCTGttagaacaaaatgtgtttcacaataaaccttaataagttttgatgataacaaggtattaaaaaattgtcaattggttattgctaataattgttcaagtgtacaggaccataggcaagtcaatcaatttcaaaaggtcttggaagaacaatggagagcaaaggaatccgaagcatctgaagaaaattgcgtctgaagctaaagtgcttctgaagtaaatgacgtcatcagaagcagaagctcatcagaagaaGAAgcccatcagaagcaaggttttatcagaagcgaaatcatcaccagaagctacaattaatcagtaaatttaaactgaagattcaaagtagctgtttctcgtttcaacctcgtctaacaAGAACGAAGatttgaaagggaggtatcaacggtcatttgaagaGCACTGAGTACTTGTCCTTCTTTAACATAGTTGacaaaagtacaagtgtacaaccactacctccactactctgtttttgtctacgctaaaagacaagacaacagctctgcctgcagaaatgttccttcaagatgggaatgaatttgaagctaattcttcaaaggactacacccaaatcaggcaaaggattactggtggatgatcaaaggaactcaacgactctttagacgtgctaatcatctcaacgtctctttcacacctctatataagggagtgaagacttgaagattgtagatagagatatacaagttaaaaagcgccaaaactctgtcaatttgattctacaaagcacattgaatttctgcactgatttgatacatcttagaaattcacaagtctagagtctttattgcattatatttgtgaacaccactgattgtatatcaagtgttcaaggtcaaacattttctctgtatttttgtttgaacatAAGTCTCTTGcttgcgtgcttgagcattagaagactcttgcttagtgcttgagcattggaagactcttgcctgcgtgcttgagcatttttttgagaagtctcatacttagagagtattgagcacttgtaatctttgtgattatagtgaaatctccttggaagtgcaagggggactggactacttccgttttgtggaaagaaccaggataactgcttgtgtctcgcttttcttttctctgctttgatcttttccgctgcatatctgattctggttattacatcagaagcattcccaaACTGAttctgaagtattatcagaagaagtatttttagagaaaaagaaaacacaattcaacccccccttcttgtgtttttctcaccttcattctctctcttctatttctcttctctcttttttaaaccaaacaatacatcaaatctactctatttcttacctatttctctcttttcatacTCTCTTCTCAACTTCTTCtctcaaccaaacacaccctaagggtgtgtttggttgtggAAAGAAAATGATAAGAGAGAAGTAGGTGAGAGAGagtttgagaagagagaaagtgtGAGAAATAAAGATGATTTGATGTAGTGTTTGgtataaaagaaagagatgagaaattgagaagagagaagtgttgattatttttaaaagtacaaAAATACCCCTTGAAATAAAAATCTTTTCCTAAAACTATTctatgttatatttaattaaatttatggaTTGATTAGCTTAATTAGTTATCTGCTAGGTTATTTTACTAATAATATTAACAAGGtaagttaatttatttaattattatttaaatgagcCTAttgtgaaaaaagaagaaagaatcacGTGACAACATTgcataaaagacaaaaaaaaaagtgttgttcTCTTAAATTGAAGGGCATAAAAGGCAAAAGCAACAAAACAGTAGCTTCTCTCCTGTTTCTTCGCTAATTAGGGGAGAACAAAAAATGCATGGGACCCACACCAATTTTgtccctcttctctctttctcaccTTTGCCAAACTAGAGAAATACCACACTTCTCTCCTCTTTCTCTCCTTAGTGTCTCTCTCTTCTACATTTCTCCTCTACCAAACAGAGTGTAAGTGACCAAACAAATGCATATACCAAATACCTTTCTAGCGCGATTGCTACTATAAATCATAACTTCCAAATCTGTCCCCTTGTTGCAATTTTGATGACAATTGCCAAACCAACTAGCATAGCTTTCTATGCAATGGATCTTAGTAACAATTCCAATTGGCCAAAGAAACAAAATACAACCTCAAATACGAACAAATCAATGACGGAAGGCATAAAATTATTTCTTCAATCGAGTACTTTCAAACAACAAGAGAAGGAACGACAAAAAAACTCCAAAAGACCAATTCTAGAAactaaaccaaatcaaacaCCCAACATTcccaaccttttttttttgcgaaCTCAACTACGGAAGCCACGAATCGTTCAAGGCGGAAGCCACGAATCGttaaagatatcaaagataaaacatatgcattggtatgtgtatcagagtcaactagatcatttatttagggacggatGAAGTAGTTTCAAGAAAGAATAAAGGGACGGTTAGAATTtcaatagaatataaaatagatTGACATTACAAAAggttataagaaaatatataataaaacctAACCTACTCTAACTTATTAATCTAACTTACTAATATAAAAGACCAATAACTTAAGTCTAATATTTTCTTATCTAACAACTTCATCATCCCAATCCATAAAAAAATGCTGCCTTCCTCAATTTTTCAGCTTCTTGTTTCATCCTTTTTTGTTTGCTCTTTCTTCTTGCAAGTGCAACCATCCACCTCGCCGCAACCTTCGTTTCTCTCTCTCCGCTTCTCTCTCTCAGTCATGCGTGATCTCTCTCACCGTTCTCCGGCCAGCGACCACCGCCTCTATTCCGTTTTCTAATTTTGCAGGTTTGTAGAGAAGATGAAGGTAAAATGATATTGCAGATAAGTTCAACGATGATGGTGGTGGTAAGAACGGTGTGATAGTAGTTGTGATGACGGATCTGGGCTCAGTTCTCTCTCGTCAGAGTTATGATCCGATCTGGGCTCAGTTTCGAATGGATATGGAGCGTGAGTTCGATGGTTGTGGTTGATTCAAGGTGCGATGATGAAGATGGTAAACGATGTGGACGATGGTGGTGGTAGACGATGGCTGGCAGTggtgagaagagagaacacGGTGGCTGTTTGacagaaaagaaagagaagatgCGTAGAAGGGAGAAGGAAGAGGGTATAATATGTTTTTACAAAATTGCCACTGCTTTATGGgtgaaatatcaaaattgtccaTGATGTTGTATTTGTGTTTCATTATTTCGGTTatcatttctgtttttttttttattattttaaatcaatataaaaattatattgatgaagctttttcttcttcattgacATCTTGTTCTTGTATCTTGTCAAATGAATCTTCAACTATTGCTCCCTCTTCATCCCTCATGAGCAATTCTAACGAGTCTTccactttttcttccttttgaacATTTAtggagtcttttatttttttttcttttaaatttgttcttttactttgtacttgaaatttttaacaactGCTACTCGTCTTATTTAACTCTTCTTGGAACCATTatttgtaacaaaattttgtttaaatgtgAAGATAAAAAGAAGCAAactttggttaaaaaaaaaaacaagttttagtTTTCTAAATAGATAgcattaattgattttattgaaaaagataaaagtaattgACAAATGGTATAATTGATAAATCGTAcctttaaaataccaaaatggcagttaaataggaacgaaaaattcaccataaaaaaacacttaaaaaggaacggatggagtaatagTTATTGATTATGATAGATGTGAGTTAATTAGGAAACTTTAACCTCGTGGAGAATAAGGAAGCAACATCACCTCCAAATCCATCACTGGAAAGTGGTATGATTTTGAATGGAAATtgaacaatttcaaatccaATATTTGGAAAGAGCTTCTAGTAATGATTCTGTGAAGGGAAATATTTACAACTATGACTCcttgaagaaaattataaaagacCAAATCAAAATTAGTTATCAATTAATATTGGCTTTTCATCAGTGTTAGCTTATTCATGTCTTAAAGGTGTTATCAAAGAGTCTGATagatattttctattttgtgctAGCTTCTGTGTAACGAACCTTTTGAAAACAGATGAGAATGGATGGAATGTGGACTAAAGTAAGATATGGTGTGAAAGAACTATAAGGCTAAGGCATATGGAAGGAGAATTATATTCTTTCAGAGTCTCATGCATTAAAGCTTCCACATACATAGGGTCTGGGATGGGATCCCACCATTTTGCGTGTTATATGCAGTCTTACCCGTGTGGAGTGTATCAAaggattttaaaattgaaaaacttgcATCTTGAGAAggtaaaatgttaaaaaccacacttttttttaaccatCCAATTTTTTGGGAAATAGACCCCTAGTGGTTTGGGGGGTAACATTTTGGTAACATTGGAGTTGGTTGAAAGGCAAGTAAAGCATAATCAAAATTGTTCTACATAGCGGTTCTCCCGTACGGTTTGTTAATAACAACactatgaatttaaaatatattttcatgttatatttttcattttccttgGTAAACTACTTAACTTATCCTTTTTACATGTATACAAATAGTCCATAGCTATGAGTGTCTTAATTATATACTGAAGACTATATACGCAGAGAATTAGAATTACCAATGTTacttaattatttcaaaaatatgttaAGTGAACTTTACTTGATGCATGGTTATCTATAtatttactctttctttttttttttttttttgttacaaatataTTTACTCTTTCTATTTCAAATTCGCCACTATTACCGGTATTGTTCACTTATTTCAAATAAGGAGTGAAGTGAGATGAATTTTAAGGGTGAAAGTAAAATCAAGAAGAAAGGGGTAATAATCATGAAGCATGTGACGTGATCTAacattttttgagtttttatctagttttcaaaattttatcatattaattttcTCATCTGTACATAAAAATGTTTCCGCATATACAAGGAagtaaaatcaacaacaaacacATTGCAAAGGTTTAACTAATTTCTGCaggtaaacaaatatttaataaaaattaaaaacattacaTTAATACTAATAAATTTCTTTACTATATTTAAATGTTTCATATCATTATCAATgtaattgttttaattaattggTTTTCTAACCGGTGCCTCGGGGTattggttaagcataccataaaagggaattattaccataaaagaaaactgtttttgactttattatcaattaattacacaattttaatacattaactactgtataatttcctttttcatattcttaaccagtgccccagggacaccggttagcatttcccttaattttatatatataattagtgCAATGTTATGAATGCACGTGTCTTTTAagtttattgataaaaaaactatttaggGACATTTTATGTTTTAAGAACTAGAGGAAAAATTTATGGAGCATCCACATGTTTATGTACGGTTAGATTTGGATtttcaaaatctaatttttcaaaaattaatttttatccaCGGAAATTATTATTGAGTTGAGTCTCGACCAAGTTGTTATCTTTAAGATTTTTTACCGTACTGTCTAAAATTATGCAAGACAAATATCAACCACGCCGTTTCTAAGATAAAATAAGGCCAGCTACAACTGTGTGATTAACCTGTAGAAAATTGTTCGTGAATTACTCCATAAAAAATGGTTACTAAGGTCACTCAATTTAATACTAAAACCACTCTAATATATGGTATTGTGACCACTTTATTATGGtattgagaccactcaaatggTGCTACCACTATTTTAACATGTAACTTTCCAAAGGTAAAAAATTATCGAAAGCATATATATACTATCAAGATCATTCTAAATTTTGAAGggacattattattattactaaaaaggaactatgatcttaaaaataCTCTTTATTACAAAGGGACATAAATTATCAAATggactatgtttttaagatCATTCATATTTTCGAAGGGACATTTTATCTCAAAAGAGACTATGATCTTACAAACACTCTTAATTCTGAAGGGACATAACGAAAGAGGAGAAGTGGCTCGAAAGTGCATCAAGcataaagagggagaagagagaaagagatatcGATAACTCAATATAACTATTTTGTGTGATTTTTGAACTAAGCGAAGTCATCTATTTATGTTGAGATTTTGTAACTGAATTTAATTTAGCTACAATTATGATAATTGTGGGAGTCATTAGTGGCTCTTGTGGATAAgatcaaaataaactaataattCACTGATCAATAACTATTGTGgataagataaaaaaagaaagaaactaatCCGTAAAAATGGAGGAAACAAACTAAATGAATATGAATGGAGGAAATATAGGATACTCAATTAGATACTCAATCTTATCACAATCAACATAAGTTAAAATTATGGAAAGCGATATGcttgaataaaaaatgataattactAATATGtatgttctattttatgtgtgacttccatatttttttttttaattcacacaacattagatCAAAGATTACTTGGTATTTAATCTTCTTAAGACAACAGTATGAAAATGGAATATAGAATATGAGAAGAACAATTTGGAATAGAATTCTGTGTGTATATTTCTTATACTGTATGTAACTCTAggccatatatatataatatatttacagACGTATGTTAAGCTAATCCTAAGTCATGACAGCCATGATCCTCAATCAGTGGGATCTAATTTACTGTGCATTGAAAGGAAAATAACTAGAGTTAACTATTAGAGAAGGTAAATATATACACATTAAGGAGAGTCAACTATGCATAAGATAGATATTTCctaacactccccctcaagttggTGAGTGAATGTCGTGAAGTCCCAACTTGTTTCGCAATGTCACGAATTGATCCTTTCCTAAAGCTTTAGTGAACACATCTGCTAACTGGAATCGTGTTGGCACATAAGAAGGGCTAATCAAACCAGCTTGCAGTTTTTCCCGTACTATATGACAAtctatttcaatatgctttgtACGCTCATGAAATACAGGATTTGCTGCAATGTGTAAAGCTGCCtggttgtcacaaaataatGGTGTTGGAGCAGCAAGTGAGACTTTCAAATCTTGTAATATGAACCGTAGCCAAGTCAGCTCCAAACATGTATTAGCCATAGCTCGATATTCAGATTCTGCTGATGATCTAGAGACTATAACTTGCTTCTTAGATTTCCATGAGATGAGAGAATTTCCGAGGAAAATGCAAAACCCTGTAACGGATCTTCTAGTGGCATGACAACCTCCCCAATCTGAATCACAAAAGGCCTTTAAGGTAAGGTCATTAGAGGTCGAAAATAATATGCCTTGTCCAGGTGCGCCCTTGATGTATCTTAGGACTCTCATTGCAGCATCCCAATGAGGTTTTCTAGGTTCTTGCATGAATTGACTCAATGTTTGTACAGAGTATACAATGTCAGGTCTGGTGACAGTAAGATAAATTAACCTACCAACGAGCCTTCTGTATTTGGTTGGATCATTTAGTACCACTCCATCTGTGGGAGTAAGTTTCAAATTTTGCTCCATTGGAAAATTGTCGGGGCGAGCACCTATCTGTCCTGAATCTTGCAAGATGTCTAGAGCATACTTTCTTTGAGACATGAAGATACCTTTCTTAGAGCGAGAGAACTCAATGcccaaaaaatatttcaaatctcCAAGATCTTTGATACGGAAGCGCTTAAGAAGGAAAATTTTAAGGCGTTTCATTTCTTGAAGATCATTCCCTGTAAGAAGtatgtcatcaacataaatgAGAACTGCTGTGAATGAAGTACCTTGAGGTTTGGTGAAAAGAGAATAGTCAGCCTTTGATTGTTGGTAACCAGCCTTTTGAATGGCTTCAGAGAAAGTAGAGAACCAATTTCTTGATGCTTGTTTGAGTCCATAAAGTGACTTATTGAGCCGACATACAACGTTCTCCCCCTGTCGGCGAAGACCAGGTGGAGGCTCCATGTACACTAATTCATGCAAATCACCATGAAGAAAGGCATTTTGCACATCTAACTGGTGTATGAACCAATTACGAGCAGCTGCAATGGTAAGAAGGCAGCGAAGAGTAGTAACTTTGGCAGTTGGGGAAAATGTTTCTTGATAGTCAATCCCTTCAACCTGAGTGTATCCCTTAGCAACAAGGCGTGCCTTATATCGCTCTATGGTGCCATCAGATTTATGCTTTATTTTGTATACCCATTTGCAACCAATGGGCTTATGACCAGGAGGAAGAGGTACAAGACTCCATGTGTTGTTTTGTTGTAACGCTTCTAATTCTGTATTCATTGCTGCCTGCCATTGTGGATCTTGGATAGCTTGATGATATGATTTGGGCTCTTTATGTGCTGTAATGTTAGCTAGAAAGGCACAATGTGTAGGAGAGATTTGTGAATATGAAAGATAATGAGATAGAGGATACCGAGTACCTGACTTAGACGTTGGCTCCGAGGAGGATGTGTTGACTTTTGCGAACATGTGGTAGTCTTTATGCCATATCGGGGGGTTCTTGTCACGAAGGGATTGTCGAACTTCTGGAATGGGAGAAGTTTGAGGTTCTGGAGTGTATGATGTGGATGAAATTGATTCATTTATAGGTGAGGCAGCGGAAGATGTTTCAGTGGATAGTTTTGTAGGAAGATTGGGCTCATGTGTAGAGGGTGTATGAGTTTGTTGTAGTTGATGATGAGATGGTGTAGGAACAGGCCAATCATCCAAGGCTTCAAAAGAAGGATGAGATGAAGTCATGTTAGGTTTAGATGCAATTGGAATGGAAGGAAAATCAGTTTCACAAAATTTGACATCCCGGCTCACAAAGAAAGTCTTTGTCTCAGGATCATAAATTTTATAACCTTTTTGTCCAGTAGGATATCCAACAAATAAACCTCTTTTTGCACGGGGATCAAGTTTATGTGTAGGGTGGACAACGGTAGCATAACATAAGCAACCAAACACTCTCAAGTGATTAAGTGATGGTGGTTTGTTGTATAATAATTCAAAAGGTGATTTGTTGGATAGTAACGGAGACGGCAATCGGTTTATGAGGTAAACAGCAGTCAATACACATTCACCCCAAAATTCAAGTGGTAGATGTGACTGAAATAGTAATGCTCGTGCCACAACAAGAATATGACGATGTTTGCGTTccacaactccattttgttgtggagtgtAAACGCAAGTTCGTTGATGTTCTATCCCTCGAGATTGGAAAAATTCTCTCATGGACATGAATTCAGAACCATTGTCAACTCTAATTGCTTTAACAGTTGCTTGAAATTGCGTATAAGCAAATTTAACAAAGGATttcaaaatgttttgtgaaTCTGATTTGTATTGCATAAGAAACAGCCATGAGCATCTTgtaaaatcatcaacaatagttaaaaaaaaacgtgCCCCTGAATGTGTGGGAACTTTATGTGGACCCCATATATCACAATGTAATAATTCAAATGGAGCATGAGTTGATATAGAACTTAAAGGAAAAGGAAGTCTAGTCTGTTTGGCCATGGGGCAAACATTACAATTATTCTCAAAAGAAATGTTATTTGTAGATAGTAATGGAGAAACTAATTTAAGACGAGATGGAGATGGGTGTCCAAGGCGCATATGCCATAAGTTTGAGGGTTGAGAAACTTGATGAGATTCGGGAGTTTTTTGTAAGGGAGACATGTAATAGAGA
Proteins encoded in this window:
- the LOC120578093 gene encoding uncharacterized mitochondrial protein AtMg00810-like produces the protein MEPPPGLRRQGENVVCRLNKSLYGLKQASRNWFSTFSEAIQKAGYQQSKADYSLFTKPQGTSFTAVLIYVDDILLTGNDLQEMKRLKIFLLKRFRIKDLGDLKYFLGIEFSRSKKGIFMSQRKYALDILQDSGQIGARPDNFPMEQNLKLTPTDGVVLNDPTKYRRLVGRLIYLTVTRPDIVYSVQTLSQFMQEPRKPHWDAAMRVLRYIKGAPGQGILFSTSNDLTLKAFCDSDWGGCHATRRSVTGFCIFLGNSLISWKSKKQVIVSRSSAESEYRAMANTCLELTWLRFILQDLKVSLAAPTPLFCDNQAALHIAANPVFHERTKHIEIDCHIVREKLQAGLISPSYVPTRFQLADVFTKALGKDQFVTLRNKLGLHDIHSPT